A genome region from Triticum aestivum cultivar Chinese Spring chromosome 2B, IWGSC CS RefSeq v2.1, whole genome shotgun sequence includes the following:
- the LOC123040138 gene encoding uncharacterized protein — translation MVTPNIDSISDSKLYELKEQLLLLTTLVATVTYVTGLNLPGGAWQTQQADGHAPLAGDPILRDIHYRRYLAFYYCNGTALASSVVVCLILVMLRRDSPAWSVVLRVVMVLDLLGLMGSYAAGTCHDTFATIWVVALAFPVLAYITYAFVCYLCLPLRREAPTPRYPNGYQEKEKIEVLMLLATFAVTISYAAGLNPPGGFWSSTLQQKEDARLLHLAGDPIMEDSSLRRYRAFFVCNTTSFIASLLIILLLLDKKLSRTISARFVALYGFIAVALLGLMGAYAAGSCRETDNTIKVLSLAAAVPACVVLQLALNYVFYWPIKNMCDNFSGWLGNLIPGGASALADPDLKNTRFFVMVLASFAVSITYQAGLDPPGGLWQDDLDGHKIGHPVLRTTDPARYQVFFYSNSAAFVTSLVVVMMVQSKFLLKRRTLVAAMVLDLIGLVIAYAAGSTRDTSTSIYVVAVACLVLSYVVVHIALGGEKENIVAEPAPAPASSTSVATFSTPPASPVSTTSSVVVLGGGGRRSKEQLDVKRQVLLLIAILAAALTYQAGLTPPGGFWQEDNDELGHRAGYPILLNNYPRRYKAFFYCNAASFMASVALILLLVNRKLYRPGIRCYALHMCMAVGMFALMGAYAAGSSRHLKTSIYVLTLVILVSASIPLQIAIFWYIRIYMKNNDNHHDSSRTRRQRARGLEAPNQEKNEEFEYLMLLGVLAASVTYQTGLRPPGGMWQEDNAAYSAGNPILHDINKRRYDIFLYSNSTSFMASVIAIVMLLPFTLTELEWLQRFLPSQQTSNRKWPLWPVHTAILLDMLGLLVAYAAGSTRKWKSSRNVIFILLPVLAYIALYAAIVAIYIYKKRTSSQLPTTQASQQTN, via the exons ATGGTGACGCccaacatagattcaatttcagaCTCAAAATTGTACGAGCTGAAAGAGCAGCTTCTGCTGCTGACCACACTGGTGGCAACGGTGACGTACGTCACCGGGCTCAACCTGCCCGGGGGAGCCTGGCAGACGCAGCAGGCGGATGGGCATgcccccctcgccggcgacccgATCCTCCGGGACATCCACTACCGTCGGTACCTCGCCTTTTACTACTGCAACGGCACGGCGCTTGCCTCGTCGGTCGTGGTCTGCCTCATACTCGTCATGCTGCGCAGGGACAGCCCGGCCTGGTCGGTGGTGCTGCGGGTGGTCATGGTGCTCGACCTTCTTGGCCTCATGGGTTCCTACGCAGCCGGGACCTGCCATGACACCTTCGCCACCATCTGGGTCGTGGCGCTCGCTTTCCCTGTGTTGGCCTACATCACGTACGCTTTCGTATGCTACCTCTGCTtgcccctccgccgcgaagctcccACCCCTAGATACCCAAACGGGTACCAAGAGAAGGAGAAGATCGAGGTGCTCATGCTGCTGGCGACCTTTGCCGTCACCATCTCCTACGCCGCCGGGCTGAATCCACCTGGCGGCTTCTGGAGCAGCACCCTGCAGCAGAAGGAGGACGCCCGCCTTCTTCACCTCGCCGGCGATCCGATCATGGAAGATAGCTCGCTCCGGAGGTACCGGGCCTTCTTCGTCTGCAACACGACGTCGTTCATCGCGTCCTTGCTCATCATCCTGCTGCTCCTGGACAAGAAGTTGAGCAGGACCATCTCGGCGCGGTTCGTGGCGCTCTACGGCTTCATCGCCGTGGCGCTCCTGGGCCTCATGGGGGCCTATGCTGCTGGGAGCTGCAGGGAGACTGACAATACCATCAAGGTCCTCTCCCTGGCCGCTGCCGTTCCTGCCTGCGTAGTCCTGCAGCTGGCTCTCAACTATGTCTTCTACTGGCCAATCAAGAACATGTGTGATAATTTCTCCGGATGGTTGGGGAACTTGATTCCCGGAG GTGCCAGCGCTCTCGCGGATCCAGACTTGAAAAATACTCGATTTTTCGTTATGGTACTTGCTAGCTTCGCGGTGAGCATCACCTACCAAGCAGGACTGGATCCACCAGGCGGCCTCTGGCAAGATGATCTAGATGGGCATAAGATTGGCCACCCGGTGCTCCGGACGACAGATCCTGCTCGGTACCAGGTGTTCTTCTACAGCAACTCGGCAGCTTTCGTGACATCTCTGGTGGTCGTAATGATGGTCCAGAGCAAGTTTCTGTTGAAACGCCGCACATTGGTGGCAGCCATGGTGCTAGACCTGATTGGCCTCGTCATTGCCTATGCCGCCGGGAGCACCAGGGATACAAGCACGTCCATCTATGTCGTCGCGGTGGCTTGCCTTGTCCTCTCCTACGTCGTCGTCCATATTGCTTTAGGAGGCGAGAAGGAGAACATCGTTGCTGAACCAGCTCCTGCTCCTGCTTCTTCTACTTCTGTTGCTACTTTTTCTACTCCTCCTGCTAGTCCTGTCTCTACCACTTCTTCAGTAGTAGTACTAGGAGGAGGAGGGCGACGAAGCAAGGAGCAGCTCGACGTCAAGCGTCAGGTGTTGTTGCTAATCGCCATCTTGGCGGCGGCACTGACCTACCAAGCCGGGCTGACCCCACCGGGTGGCTTCTGGCAAGAGGACAACGACGAGCTTGGCCACCGCGCGGGCTACCCGATCCTCCTCAATAACTACCCCCGCCGCTACAAGGCCTTCTTCTACTGCAACGCGGCGAGCTTCATGGCGTCGGTggctctcatcctcctcctcgtgaACCGCAAGCTGTACAGGCCAGGGATACGGTGCTACGCGCTACATATGTGCATGGCAGTGGGCATGTTTGCGCTCATGGGTGCCTACGCTGCCGGGAGCTCACGCCATCTCAAGACCTCCATCTATGTGTTGACACTGGTGATCTTGGTGTCGGCCTCCATACCCCTGCAGATAGCTATCTTCTGGTACATTCGCATCTACATGAAAAACAACGACAACCATCATGATTCATCTAGAACAAGGCGACAACGAGCACGCGGTCTTGAAGCCCCTAATCAGGAGAAAAACGAGGAGTTCGAGTACCTCATGCTGTTAGGAGTCCTGGCCGCTAGTGTGACATACCAGACCGGGCTGAGACCACCGGGCGGCATGTGGCAGGAGGACAACGCCGCCTACTCCGCCGGCAACCCGATCCTACACGACATCAACAAGCGTCGGTACGACATCTTCCTGTACAGCAACTCTACTTCATTCATGGCGTCCGTCATCGCAATCGTCATGCTGCTGCCATTCACGCTGACGGAGCTCGAGTGGCTACAACGTTTCCTGCCGTCCCAGCAGACGAGCAACCGCAAGTGGCCGCTCTGGCCGGTCCACACGGCCATTTTGCTGGACATGCTCGGCCTCCTGGTGGCCTACGCGGCAGGAAGTACCAGGAAGTGGAAGTCGTCCAGGAACGTCATATTCATCCTCCTCCCCGTGCTAGCCTACATTGCACTCTACGCAGCAATAGTGGCCATATACATATACAAAAAGCGCACATCCTCCCAGTTGCCGACCACGCAGGCAAGCCAACAAACAAACTAA